The following coding sequences lie in one Spinacia oleracea cultivar Varoflay chromosome 1, BTI_SOV_V1, whole genome shotgun sequence genomic window:
- the LOC110800928 gene encoding uncharacterized protein, producing MMSVQKLLLHETHFVFLFRKMCLLFRVLWACFFTMFGFTRQYLFRFITQKKNSNFKLIQPQEDYQNNGNMIELEDKNDENEVEEEEEEEESDPILRFRFPTFEEFLQNNDNNNDVQSTSHSISCENSDDKDVHIETEDDCLGSEIDTIAKSSQEFLLVEEISKREFSSESNLFENANSGNIFDEFLRSKTVNIKENSDEMKVENVVELSEQVNDSTINEDRVNNGNEFPSNDEFLLNGSTNNEGVMRNGSDLPSEDESLVSDTESDTMAPSSESSFRSSFIDSLSDGFLSDIDFERAFEVDTSTEFGWNEVNLTKEALEKQDFELQNLNKGYEADDFEDEDEDEDILEELKKLESNLEGENRDTDKEHKANMETKVENEQNEEKQSSGEQLSSDSDEQNGLETQWEHQDLVEQLKMEIKKVRAIGLPTILEESESPKIMDDLKPWKIQEKYKLGGTFDELHMFYKSYKERMRKLDILNYQKMYAIGFLRLKDPLKSFSKNKISTPALATIVSLDCWPCKPKSTIEINQPIMKKFSRELESDLEMVYVGQMCLSWEFLRWQYGKALDLWETDPHGKHRYNEVADKFQTFQVLLTRFLEDERFQGPRVQNYVKNRCVQRNLLQVPLIRDDNTRDRKKERKMVSSKDAMTSLQLVETIEESIRILWRFIKADKDTRYVTLLKCGRSSTSELQNPADASLLGDIQSSLQKKEKKLKDLYRSGKCVLKKFQKHQQEEGSDNVLFFFSQVDLRLVSRVLCMPRITTEQLVWCNDKLNNIHLAGRKLHVESSLVMLFPCS from the exons atgATGAGTGTTCAAAAGTTGCTTTTACATGAAACCCATTTTGTTTTTCTATTTAGAAAAATGTGTTTGTTATTCAGGGTTTTGTGGGCGTGTTTCTTCACTATGTTTGGTTTCACAAGACAATATCTTTTCAG ATTCATAACCCAGAAAAAGAATTCCAATTTCAAGCTGATTCAACCACAAGAAGATTACCAGAATAATGGAAATATGATTGAACTGGAGGATAAAAATGATGAAAATGAAgttgaggaggaggaggaggaggaggaatcAGACCCAATTCTCAGGTTTCGCTTTCCGACTTTTGAGGAATTTCTtcaaaataatgataataataatgatgTTCAATCTACTAGTCATTCAATATCATGTGAAAATTCAGATGATAAAGATGTTCATATTGAGACTGAGGATGATTGTTTGGGTTCCGAAATCGATACCATCGCGAAATCTTCTCAAGAATTTTTACTTGTTGAAGAGATTTCTAAGCGTGAATTTAGTTCAGAAAGTAATCTTTTTGAAAATGCGAACAGTGGGAATATCTTTGATGAGTTTCTTCGTAGTAAAACTGTTAATATAAAGGAGAATTCGGATGAAATGAAAGTTGAAAATGTGGTAGAATTGAGTGAACAGGTGAACGATTCGACGATTAATGAAGATAGGGTGAATAATGGTAATGAGTTTCCTAGTAATGATGAGTTCTTGTTGAATGGTTCGACGAATAATGAAGGTGTCATGAGAAATGGCAGTGATCTTCCTAGTGAGGACGAGTCTCTAGTGTCGGATACAGAATCAGATACAATGGCTCCGAGCAGTGAGTCCAGCTTTAGGAGTTCGTTTATCGATTCACTTAGTGATGGGTTCTTGTCTGATATTGATTTTGAGAGGGCGTTTGAGGTTGATACTTCGACGGAATTTGGTTGGAATGAGGTCAATTTAACAAAGGAGGCCTTAGAAAAACAAGATTTTGAATTGCAGAATTTGAACAAAGGATATGAAGCTGATGATTTTGaagatgaggatgaggatgaggataTATTAGAAGAGCTCAAGAAATTGGAATCCAATTTAGAAGGTGAAAATCGTGATACCGACAAAGAACATAAAGCAAACATGGAAACTAAAGTTGAAAACGAACAAAATGAAGAAAAACAAAGTTCAGGAGAGCAGTTATCTTCAGATTCTGATGAGCAAAATGGGCTTGAAACACAGTGGGAGCATCAGGATTTAGTTGAACAGTTAAAAATGGAGATTAAGAAGGTCCGAGCTATAGGGCTTCCAACTATCTTAGAGGAATCTGAGTCTCCAAAAATTATGGATGATTTGAAGCCTTGGAAGATTCAGGAGAAGTATAAACTAGGAGGTACATTTGATGAACTGCACATGTTCTACAAGAGCTACAAAGAGAGAATGAGGAAATTGGATATCCTCAACTACCAAAAGATGTATGCAATTG GTTTTCTTCGGCTGAAAGACCCACTTAAATCATTTTCGAAGAACAAAATATCAACTCCGGCATTGGCAACAATTGTTTCCCTTGATTGCTGGCCTTGTAAGCCAAAATCAACAATAGAAATCAACCAGCCAATAATGAAGAAATTCAGCAGGGAATTGGAGAGCGACCTGGAGATGGTGTATGTAGGTCAGATGTGTCTTTCATGGGAATTCCTTCGGTGGCAATATGGTAAAGCCTTGGACTTGTGGGAAACTGATCCACATGGAAAGCACCGATACAATGAAGTTGCAGATAAATTTCAGACTTTTCAAGTTCTACTCACCAGGTTCTTAGAAGATGAGCGTTTTCAAGGTCCAAGGGTGCAAAATTATGTCAAGAATCGATGTGTTCAACGGAATCTTCTCCAAGTTCCTCTCATTCGAG ATGATAATACGAGGgatagaaagaaagaaagaaaaatggtAAGCAGTAAAGATGCCATGACGAGTTTACAGCTTGTGGAGACCATTGAAGAATCAATTCGTATATTGTGGCGCTTCATCAAAGCAGACAAAGATACAAGATATGTAACTCTGTTGAAATGTGGAAGGAGCTCTACTTCTGAACTCCAAAACCCAGCAGATGCCAGTCTCTTAGGAGATATTCAATCCAGTCTTCAAAAG AAAGAAAAGAAGCTCAAAGACCTTTACAGGAGCGGGAAGTGCGTACTGAAAAAATTCCAAAAGCATCAACAAGAAGAAGGTTCAGAtaatgttttatttttcttttcacaGGTGGATTTGAGACTCGTTTCAAGAGTATTGTGCATGCCAAGAATAACTACGGAGCAATTAGTTTGGTGCAATGATAAACTCAACAACATTCACTTAGCCGGCAGAAAACTGCACGTAGAGTCCTCACTAGTTATGCTATTTCCTTGTTCATAG
- the LOC110800929 gene encoding protein FEZ-like — MEKNEVDKVDDVILPGFRFHPTDEELVGFYLKRKILQQSLPIELIKQVDIYKYDPWDLPKLASNGEKEWYFYCPRDRKYRNSSRPNRVTCAGFWKATGTDRPIYSSDSAKCIGLKKSLVFYRGRAAKGMKTDWMMHEFRLPSLSDAAPTKKLFDRSFPANDSWAICRIFKKTNTMAQRALSHSWVSALPETTAACDMFNQAPNFIGSQFSPDNISCTTEAANSSIQVCNNNDLQNTTSPVSFSTLDQYKPITNPTVSKVSTIPTSFTDLQNNLIFPTSEVSAMLLNLTPAFTSDVVKITDTIDFGGSQSQQLYNGFPMSLSQNIIEADEHLGFRKSQNQQWNNIRSLGFPFSFPSSVSNSATLSWDSAPCPSELSTSYSSNKCYR, encoded by the exons ATGGAGAAAAATGAGGTAGATAAGGTTGATGATGTTATATTGCCAGGGTTTCGATTTCACCCGACAGATGAAGAGCTTGTTGGTTTCTACCTTAAAAGGAAGATACTCCAGCAATCTTTACCTATTGAGCTTATTAAGCAAGTTGACATCTATAAATATGATCCTTGGGATCTTCCTA AGTTGGCATCTAATGGAGAAAAAGAGTGGTATTTCTACTGTCCAAGAGACCGGAAATACAGAAACAGCTCGAGGCCTAATAGGGTAACGTGTGCTGGTTTCTGGAAGGCGACTGGGACTGACAGGCCAATATATTCATCTGATAGTGCCAAGTGCATTGGGTTGAAGAAGTCTCTTGTGTTCTACAGAGGAAGAGCTGCTAAAGGGATGAAAACTGACTGGATGATGCATGAGTTTCGTTTACCCTCGTTATCTGATGCTGCTCCAACTAAGAAGCTTTTCGACAGAAGTTTCCCTGCAAAT GATTCATGGGCAATCTGTAGAATATTCAAGAAGACAAACACCATGGCACAAAGAGCTCTTTCCCACTCTTGGGTATCTGCATTACCAGAAACTACTGCAGCATGTGACATGTTCAACCAAGCTCCAAATTTCATTGGCTCTCAATTTAGCCCGGATAATATATCATGCACGACGGAAGCAGCAAATTCATCCATACAAGTCTGCAACAACAATGACTTACAGAATACTACTTCTCCTGTCAGTTTCTCAACCCTTGACCAATATAAGCCGATTACTAACCCAACGGTCTCTAAAGTGTCTACAATCCCTACCTCCTTCACAGACCTCCAAAATAACTTGATCTTTCCAACATCAGAAGTTTCTGCTATGCTCTTGAATCTTACCCCTGCTTTCACCTCAGATGTTGTTAAAATCACAGACACTATAGACTTTGGTGGGTCACAGTCACAGCAGCTGTATAATGGTTTTCCTATGAGTTTATCCCAGAATATTATTGAAGCAGATGAACATTTAGGGTTTAGGAAGAGCCAAAATCAACAGTGGAACAACATCAGATCCCTTGGTTTTCCATTCAGTTTTCCTTCTTCTGTCTCAAACTCAGCGACTCTGTCATGGGACTCTGCTCCTTGTCCTAGCGAGTTATCCACGAGTTATTCCTCAAACAAATGCTATAGGTAG